In the Pseudomonadota bacterium genome, one interval contains:
- a CDS encoding glycogen/starch/alpha-glucan phosphorylase, whose protein sequence is MERDVEGLHKSLLNNLTYNLAKDMYSATTRDKFSSVVLSVRELLIEQWINTQQRYYDVNAKRVYYLSLEFLLGRLLRNYVINLGLSDEYGKAVDILGLSYEDALEHEWDAGLGNGGLGRLAACFLDSLATLQYPGYGYGIRYEYGIFYQKIKDGFQIEVPDNWLRYGNPWEFPRPELLYPVRFYGKIETITGGSGRFQMKWVGGDEVMAMAYDYPIPGFRNKTVNTLRLWAAKSTRDFNLEYFNSGDYIRAVQDKNSSEVISKVLYPSDQYAAGKELRLKQQYFFVSATLKDIIRRYKKYHQSYNEFPENVAVQLNDTHPSIAIPELMRIFVDDDGLDWDDAWEITSKTFGYTNHTVLPEALETWSEGLFGYLLPRHLRIIQEMDRRFLIQVSARFPDEPERKNRMAIITGDGERSVNMARLAIIGSHSVNGVSELHTDILKQSVFRDFNEMMPEKFKNVTNGITPRRWLLQSNPHLSSLITDTIGDKWMTNLEELKNLEAFADDKGFCKEFRLIKEANKDELSDYLFKAYWLSFPSDYMLDCQTKRFHEYKRQLLNVLHVVTMYNRIREGRVDKNLTPRTVLFSGKSAPGYFICKLIIKLIHNISAVVDADPAARDMLMVVFVPNYDVSLAQRIMPAAELSEQISTAGYEASGTGNMKYTINGALTIGTLDGANVEIREEVGDENFFLFGLKTEELAAMRASYNPRQYYEENKELKQAIDQISGGYFSPDIPQLFQPIISSLLDHDQYFVLADYASYMECQERVDKTYRDKDRWTKMAVLNVARSGKFSSDRAIREYAETIWNILPVPV, encoded by the coding sequence ATGGAAAGAGATGTTGAAGGGTTGCACAAATCTCTTTTAAACAACCTGACTTATAACCTTGCGAAGGATATGTATTCAGCCACGACAAGGGATAAATTCAGTTCTGTTGTGCTGTCTGTCAGAGAACTCCTCATTGAACAGTGGATCAACACCCAGCAACGCTATTACGATGTTAATGCAAAAAGGGTATATTACCTGTCCCTCGAGTTTCTCCTGGGGAGGCTCCTGAGGAACTACGTCATCAATCTTGGGCTTTCGGATGAATACGGCAAAGCAGTGGATATCCTCGGACTCAGTTACGAAGATGCGCTTGAGCACGAGTGGGATGCAGGATTGGGCAACGGTGGCCTGGGCAGGCTTGCCGCCTGTTTCCTCGATTCGCTCGCCACACTCCAATATCCGGGCTATGGCTACGGCATTCGTTATGAATATGGCATCTTTTATCAGAAGATAAAGGATGGTTTTCAAATAGAGGTTCCCGATAACTGGTTGAGATATGGCAATCCCTGGGAGTTCCCCCGGCCTGAGCTTTTATATCCGGTCCGTTTTTATGGAAAAATTGAGACCATTACAGGTGGTAGCGGCAGATTTCAGATGAAATGGGTAGGCGGCGATGAGGTCATGGCCATGGCCTATGACTATCCTATCCCGGGGTTTCGTAATAAAACGGTAAATACGCTTCGCCTATGGGCAGCAAAATCAACAAGAGATTTTAACCTTGAATATTTCAACAGCGGAGATTATATCAGGGCTGTTCAGGATAAAAACAGCAGTGAAGTCATATCAAAAGTGCTTTACCCCAGTGACCAGTACGCTGCCGGTAAAGAACTGAGACTAAAACAGCAGTATTTCTTTGTAAGCGCCACCCTCAAAGATATTATCAGAAGATATAAAAAATATCATCAGAGTTACAACGAGTTTCCCGAAAATGTAGCTGTCCAGCTTAACGACACCCATCCCTCTATTGCTATCCCGGAACTCATGAGGATTTTCGTTGACGATGATGGTCTTGATTGGGACGACGCATGGGAGATAACTTCAAAAACATTTGGTTACACCAACCACACAGTGCTTCCCGAGGCCCTTGAGACATGGTCGGAGGGTCTCTTTGGTTATCTTTTGCCCCGTCACCTGCGGATTATCCAGGAGATGGATAGGCGGTTTCTAATACAGGTATCAGCACGGTTTCCCGATGAGCCGGAGCGAAAAAACAGAATGGCAATCATCACCGGTGACGGAGAACGGTCTGTCAATATGGCCCGGCTCGCAATAATAGGGAGCCACAGCGTTAACGGTGTTTCAGAACTTCATACCGATATCTTGAAACAAAGTGTGTTTAGAGATTTCAACGAAATGATGCCGGAAAAGTTCAAGAACGTGACGAACGGTATTACACCGAGGCGCTGGCTTCTCCAGTCTAACCCACACCTGTCCAGCCTCATTACAGATACAATCGGCGACAAATGGATGACGAATCTCGAAGAGTTAAAAAACCTGGAAGCCTTTGCAGACGATAAAGGGTTCTGCAAAGAATTTCGCCTGATAAAAGAGGCGAATAAGGATGAATTATCCGATTATCTTTTTAAAGCCTACTGGCTTTCTTTCCCTTCGGACTACATGCTTGACTGCCAGACAAAACGATTTCATGAATATAAACGCCAGTTGTTGAACGTTCTCCATGTTGTTACCATGTACAACAGGATCAGGGAAGGCAGGGTTGACAAAAACCTTACACCAAGGACTGTCCTGTTCTCCGGAAAATCAGCCCCCGGGTATTTTATCTGTAAACTCATCATCAAGCTCATTCATAATATAAGTGCTGTTGTTGATGCCGATCCGGCAGCACGGGATATGCTAATGGTAGTTTTTGTTCCCAATTACGACGTAAGCCTTGCACAGCGTATTATGCCTGCGGCAGAACTTTCGGAGCAGATTTCCACTGCCGGATACGAAGCGTCGGGAACGGGTAATATGAAGTACACCATTAATGGGGCCTTGACTATCGGGACCCTTGACGGTGCAAACGTAGAAATAAGGGAAGAGGTGGGAGACGAAAATTTCTTTCTCTTCGGCCTTAAAACAGAAGAGCTTGCAGCGATGCGCGCCTCCTATAATCCTCGTCAATACTATGAGGAGAATAAAGAACTTAAGCAGGCCATAGACCAGATTTCCGGAGGGTATTTTTCACCGGATATTCCACAGTTATTCCAGCCCATTATAAGCTCTCTCCTCGACCACGACCAGTATTTCGTTT